A stretch of the uncultured Desulfobacter sp. genome encodes the following:
- a CDS encoding electron transfer flavoprotein subunit beta/FixA family protein, translated as MEILVCVKRVPDTAENEFELNSEGNDLDRDDLVYSVNEWDNYAVEEAIQIVDNLGGSITVVTVGDDEAEEVLRREMAMGANNGVLLCDDAFEGSDGKGIAAILKAEVEKGNYDLILTGAQADEGAGQIGGMLAAMLDYPYASLVNKIEPGDGKIKVGREIEGGNQEMNEIELPCVLSIQTGINEPRYVGIRGIRKVASVEIPVKGSGDLGVDAGSVGEAGAKTKRVDYFVPDLGDGAEMLEGSTDEIIEKLIEKLKAKGGL; from the coding sequence ATGGAAATTTTGGTGTGCGTCAAACGCGTTCCGGATACTGCTGAGAACGAATTTGAACTCAATTCCGAAGGTAATGATCTGGATCGTGATGATTTGGTCTATTCCGTGAACGAGTGGGACAACTATGCCGTAGAAGAGGCCATTCAGATCGTGGATAATCTGGGCGGCAGCATAACTGTTGTCACTGTAGGGGATGACGAGGCCGAAGAAGTTCTCAGGCGTGAAATGGCCATGGGTGCTAATAATGGTGTGCTGCTTTGTGATGATGCCTTTGAAGGATCTGACGGTAAAGGTATTGCCGCCATCCTCAAAGCTGAAGTTGAAAAAGGCAATTATGACCTGATTCTCACCGGTGCCCAAGCCGATGAAGGTGCAGGGCAGATCGGCGGCATGCTGGCTGCCATGTTGGATTACCCTTATGCGTCGTTGGTTAACAAGATTGAGCCGGGTGACGGCAAAATTAAAGTGGGCCGGGAAATCGAAGGCGGCAATCAGGAGATGAACGAAATTGAGCTACCTTGTGTACTTTCCATTCAGACTGGTATCAACGAACCCCGTTATGTCGGTATTCGCGGCATCCGTAAAGTGGCCAGTGTTGAGATCCCCGTAAAAGGTTCCGGCGACCTTGGTGTGGATGCCGGCAGCGTAGGCGAGGCTGGTGCAAAGACCAAACGCGTGGATTATTTTGTACCTGATCTGGGCGATGGCGCTGAGATGCTTGAAGGCTCCACCGATGAGATTATTGAAAAATTGATTGAGAAGCTGAAAGCCAAAGGAGGTCTTTGA
- a CDS encoding electron transfer flavoprotein subunit alpha/FixB family protein produces the protein MTQIFAYVPFKNGVAEDVALEFPDAAKKIDAGASLTAVVTGSGADLDTVANELTKTYSEVIKIDDAALAYPNAEVVRKALVNIIPADAIVLLPHDTFGMDLAPGLSIKLDSAYAADAVDFEGMDGGALKLIRQELGGAVSTHVTCDAAAGAVITIRPGAFAPVDGGASGSVVDKSGDAGDLSAKRTFLEVVEAEVGDVDITKADVLVSIGRGIEDEDNIEVAQELADAMGAVVSCSRPIVDAKWLEKSRQVGTSGQTVKPKVYMAMGISGSFQHMGGIKGNPFIVAVNKNPKAPIFQVADVGIVEDILEFMPELQEAIEEL, from the coding sequence ATGACACAGATTTTTGCATATGTTCCATTTAAAAACGGGGTGGCCGAAGATGTGGCCCTGGAGTTCCCGGATGCTGCAAAAAAGATTGATGCCGGTGCCTCCCTTACTGCTGTGGTTACAGGTTCCGGAGCTGATCTGGACACAGTGGCCAATGAGCTGACCAAAACCTATTCGGAAGTCATTAAAATTGACGATGCCGCCTTGGCTTATCCCAATGCTGAAGTCGTGAGAAAGGCCTTGGTCAATATCATTCCGGCCGACGCCATTGTGTTGCTGCCTCATGATACATTCGGCATGGATCTGGCTCCGGGCTTGTCTATCAAATTGGATTCCGCCTATGCGGCTGATGCTGTTGATTTTGAAGGGATGGACGGTGGTGCTCTGAAACTTATCCGCCAGGAGCTTGGTGGTGCCGTGTCCACCCATGTAACCTGTGATGCGGCTGCAGGTGCCGTTATCACTATCCGTCCGGGAGCCTTTGCGCCGGTTGATGGTGGAGCCTCCGGATCCGTGGTTGATAAATCCGGTGATGCCGGAGATCTTTCCGCCAAAAGGACTTTCCTGGAAGTGGTTGAAGCCGAAGTCGGTGATGTGGATATCACTAAAGCCGACGTGCTGGTTTCCATCGGCCGTGGTATTGAAGATGAAGACAATATTGAAGTTGCCCAGGAACTGGCTGATGCCATGGGTGCCGTGGTCTCTTGTTCACGGCCTATCGTTGACGCCAAATGGCTTGAAAAATCCCGCCAGGTCGGTACGTCCGGCCAGACCGTTAAGCCCAAAGTCTACATGGCTATGGGGATTTCCGGGTCTTTTCAGCACATGGGCGGCATCAAGGGCAACCCCTTTATCGTTGCCGTGAATAAAAACCCCAAAGCACCAATTTTCCAGGTTGCTGATGTGGGAATCGTGGAAGATATTCTGGAATTCATGCCTGAACTCCAGGAGGCTATTGAAGAACTCTAA
- a CDS encoding AAA family ATPase, with protein MVFNRDIIENLALWAQKADRKPLVLRGARQVGKTTAVHLFSEQFDQYLYLNLEIETERRIFQQNYPIDDLIQAIFFYKNQVKQDGDILIFIDEIQACPEAVAYLRFFHEKFAHLYVIAAGSLLETLIDTHISFPVGRVEYLVMKPLCFKEFLNALSEKASLDIMRNRMPVPAFAHDRLMTLFQTYAMVGGMPEIVQNYSDQKDLVGLNTVFDSLIVSYLDDVEKYAKNSSMANVIRHAVSSAFYEAGHRIKFQGFGNSNYKSREMGEALRVLEKAMLVNLLYPSSSVAPPLQPNTRKSPKLQVLDTGMVNYFGGLQKGVFGADSIDSVYQGRVAEHIVGQELLAVQTSPLFKLHFWSREKKQSNAEVDFLIQYESMVIPVEVKSAATGRLRSLHGFMDRAPHGYAVRIYSGELGISRVKTLQGKPFFLLNLPFYLTGDIEKYLNWMMSQ; from the coding sequence GTGGTGTTCAATAGAGATATTATAGAAAATTTGGCCCTATGGGCGCAAAAAGCCGATCGAAAGCCACTGGTACTGAGGGGTGCAAGACAGGTTGGTAAGACCACAGCTGTCCATCTATTCTCAGAGCAGTTTGATCAATATCTTTATTTAAATCTTGAGATTGAAACCGAGCGCCGTATCTTTCAGCAAAATTATCCTATTGATGATTTGATTCAGGCCATTTTTTTTTATAAAAATCAGGTAAAGCAAGACGGCGATATCCTGATATTTATTGATGAAATTCAGGCCTGTCCGGAGGCTGTCGCTTATCTTCGGTTTTTTCATGAAAAATTTGCGCATCTGTATGTTATCGCAGCCGGATCTCTTTTAGAAACATTGATTGATACACATATAAGTTTTCCTGTGGGCCGGGTTGAGTATCTTGTCATGAAGCCGCTGTGCTTCAAAGAGTTTTTAAACGCTTTGTCCGAGAAGGCTAGTCTTGACATTATGAGGAACCGTATGCCGGTTCCGGCTTTTGCCCACGACAGGTTAATGACGTTGTTCCAGACATATGCCATGGTTGGGGGGATGCCGGAAATCGTTCAGAACTATTCAGATCAAAAGGATTTAGTTGGACTGAATACCGTTTTTGACAGTTTGATTGTGTCTTATCTGGATGATGTTGAAAAATATGCAAAAAACAGCTCTATGGCCAATGTTATCCGTCATGCGGTCTCAAGCGCATTTTATGAGGCCGGCCACAGGATCAAGTTCCAGGGTTTTGGAAATTCCAATTACAAATCAAGGGAGATGGGTGAAGCCCTGCGGGTGCTTGAAAAAGCAATGTTGGTAAATCTTTTATACCCGTCTTCTTCTGTTGCACCTCCTTTGCAGCCCAATACCAGAAAATCTCCGAAGCTTCAGGTTCTTGATACGGGGATGGTGAATTATTTTGGCGGATTGCAAAAAGGTGTATTCGGTGCAGACAGTATTGATTCTGTTTATCAGGGAAGGGTTGCCGAACATATTGTTGGTCAGGAGTTATTGGCTGTTCAGACCTCGCCTTTATTCAAATTGCATTTCTGGAGCCGTGAAAAAAAACAATCCAATGCCGAAGTTGATTTTTTGATTCAGTATGAAAGTATGGTCATTCCTGTTGAAGTGAAGTCTGCTGCAACAGGGCGGCTTCGTTCTCTTCATGGGTTTATGGACCGTGCCCCTCACGGTTATGCGGTAAGAATTTACTCCGGGGAGCTTGGCATCAGTCGGGTTAAAACCTTGCAAGGGAAGCCTTTTTTCCTGTTAAACCTTCCATTTTATCTAACCGGGGACATTGAAAAATACCTGAATTGGATGATGTCCCAGTAA